In a single window of the Streptomyces sp. NBC_00094 genome:
- a CDS encoding ATP-dependent DNA ligase, protein MDLPVMPPVKPMLAKAVKKIPPGMQYEAKWDGFRAIVHRDGPEVVIGSRTGKPLTRYFPELVEALAARLPERCVVDGEIVIEHGGRLDFDRLSERIHPADSRVRMLAETTPARFVAFDLLALGDESLLDVPLSERRAALERALDGVDAPVHLAAATRDVELAARWFEEYEGAGLDGVIAKPLDLPYRPDARLMYKIKHERTADVVVAGYRFHKSGPVIGSLLLGLYDDEGALQHVGVCAAFTAARRAELVEELEPLRMDPPDGHPWAAWTDESAHEGARLPGAPSRWSGKKDLSWVALRPERVCEVGYDHMEGDRFRHTAQFKRWRPDRTPESCGYGQLDEPVSYDLAQILT, encoded by the coding sequence ATGGACCTGCCGGTGATGCCGCCCGTGAAGCCGATGCTCGCCAAGGCCGTGAAGAAGATTCCGCCGGGGATGCAGTACGAGGCGAAGTGGGACGGCTTCCGCGCGATCGTCCACCGGGACGGACCGGAGGTCGTCATCGGCAGCCGTACGGGCAAGCCGCTGACCCGCTACTTCCCCGAGCTGGTGGAGGCGCTCGCGGCCCGGCTGCCGGAACGGTGCGTGGTCGACGGCGAGATCGTGATCGAGCACGGGGGCCGTCTCGACTTCGACCGGCTCAGCGAGCGGATCCATCCGGCCGACTCACGGGTCCGGATGCTCGCGGAGACCACGCCGGCGCGGTTCGTCGCCTTCGACCTGCTGGCCCTCGGGGACGAGTCGCTGCTCGACGTACCCCTGAGCGAGCGGCGGGCGGCCCTGGAGCGGGCTCTCGACGGGGTCGACGCGCCGGTCCATCTGGCGGCCGCGACCCGGGACGTCGAACTCGCCGCCCGCTGGTTCGAGGAGTACGAGGGCGCGGGGCTCGACGGGGTGATCGCCAAACCGCTCGACCTGCCGTACCGGCCGGACGCCCGCCTCATGTACAAGATCAAGCACGAGCGGACGGCCGACGTGGTGGTGGCCGGCTACCGCTTCCACAAGAGCGGGCCGGTGATCGGATCGCTGCTGCTCGGCCTGTACGACGACGAGGGCGCCCTCCAGCACGTCGGCGTGTGCGCGGCCTTCACCGCCGCCCGGCGCGCCGAGCTCGTCGAGGAGCTGGAACCGCTGCGCATGGATCCGCCGGACGGGCATCCGTGGGCCGCCTGGACGGACGAGTCCGCCCACGAGGGGGCGCGGCTGCCGGGTGCGCCGAGCCGCTGGTCGGGCAAGAAGGACCTGTCGTGGGTGGCGCTGCGGCCGGAGCGGGTCTGCGAGGTCGGATACGACCACATGGAGGGCGACCGCTTCCGGCACACGGCCCAGTTCAAGCGGTGGCGCCCGGACCGGACGCCGGAGTCCTGCGGCTACGGGCAGCTGGACGAGCCCGTCTCGTACGACCTGGCCCAGATCCTCACGTAG
- the ligD gene encoding non-homologous end-joining DNA ligase — protein MAGKAAAVELEVGGRAVRVSNPDKVYFPEPGYTKLDMVTYYLTVGDGITRALRNRPTTLERYPDGVTGESFFQKRAPKYLPDWIPTARITFPSGRSADEMCPTEPAAVLWAANLGAVTFHPWPVRREDTDHPDELRIDLDPQPGTEYADAVRAAHELRSVLDEHGLRGWPKTSGGRGLHVFVPILPEWTFTQVRRAAIACGRELERRMPERVTMKWWKEERGERIFVDYNQTARDRTIASAYSVRPRPGAPVSAPLRWEEIDDAVPRDFDIRTMPVRYAELGDVHADMDDERFGLESLLELARRDEAEHGLGDLPYPPEYPKMPGEPKRVQPSRAKKESREEPWEEPEPDGAG, from the coding sequence ATGGCAGGCAAGGCAGCAGCGGTGGAACTGGAAGTCGGCGGCCGGGCCGTGCGGGTCTCGAACCCGGACAAGGTGTACTTCCCCGAGCCCGGCTACACCAAGCTCGACATGGTCACCTACTACCTGACCGTCGGTGACGGCATCACCCGCGCCCTCCGGAACCGGCCCACCACGCTGGAGCGCTACCCCGATGGCGTGACCGGCGAGTCCTTCTTCCAGAAGCGCGCGCCGAAGTACCTGCCCGACTGGATCCCGACGGCCCGCATCACCTTCCCCAGCGGCCGGTCGGCCGACGAGATGTGCCCCACCGAGCCGGCGGCCGTGCTCTGGGCCGCCAACCTCGGCGCCGTCACCTTCCACCCCTGGCCGGTGCGGAGGGAGGACACCGATCACCCGGACGAGCTGCGCATCGACCTCGACCCGCAGCCCGGCACGGAGTACGCCGACGCCGTCCGCGCCGCCCACGAGCTGCGCTCCGTCCTCGACGAGCACGGGCTGCGCGGCTGGCCGAAGACCTCGGGCGGACGGGGGCTCCACGTCTTCGTGCCGATCCTGCCCGAGTGGACCTTCACGCAGGTCAGGCGCGCGGCGATCGCCTGTGGCCGGGAGCTGGAGCGGCGGATGCCGGAGCGGGTGACCATGAAGTGGTGGAAGGAGGAGCGCGGGGAGCGGATCTTCGTCGACTACAACCAGACCGCCCGGGACCGTACGATCGCCTCCGCCTACTCCGTACGCCCCCGTCCGGGCGCCCCCGTCTCGGCCCCGCTCCGGTGGGAGGAGATCGACGACGCCGTACCGCGGGACTTCGACATCAGGACGATGCCGGTCCGGTACGCCGAACTCGGCGACGTCCACGCCGACATGGACGACGAGCGGTTCGGGCTGGAGTCCCTGCTCGAGCTGGCCCGGCGCGACGAGGCGGAGCACGGGCTCGGAGACCTGCCCTATCCGCCGGAGTACCCGAAGATGCCGGGCGAGCCGAAGCGGGTCCAGCCGAGCCGCGCGAAGAAGGAGTCCCGGGAGGAACCTTGGGAGGAGCCGGAGCCGGACGGGGCGGGGTGA
- a CDS encoding TetR/AcrR family transcriptional regulator, which produces MNGSTTGTSTGTKTDGRVERGNQTRRLVLARTMDIASVEGLEGLSLGRIATELKLSKSGVFALFGSKEELQLATVKAAVVVFGARVVAPLADIPPGARRVRELCRSWLAYSRERVFPGGCFFYAVGAEFDARTGPVHDAVARTHHDWTTYLEQALAEARAADEFAAYLDAEQVTFEIIALMEAANARSVLLGDDSAYDRAERGITARLRSVATDRGRTALADPA; this is translated from the coding sequence ATGAACGGCAGCACAACCGGAACCAGCACCGGCACGAAGACGGACGGACGCGTCGAGCGCGGAAACCAGACACGGCGCCTCGTGCTGGCCCGGACGATGGACATCGCCTCGGTCGAAGGCCTGGAGGGCCTGTCCCTGGGGCGGATCGCGACCGAGCTCAAGCTCAGCAAGAGTGGCGTCTTCGCCCTCTTCGGCTCCAAGGAGGAACTCCAGCTCGCCACCGTCAAGGCCGCCGTGGTCGTCTTCGGGGCGCGGGTCGTCGCCCCGCTGGCCGACATCCCACCGGGCGCGCGACGCGTGCGCGAACTGTGCCGCAGCTGGCTCGCGTACTCCCGCGAGCGGGTCTTCCCCGGCGGCTGCTTCTTCTACGCGGTCGGGGCCGAGTTCGACGCACGCACCGGCCCCGTCCACGACGCGGTGGCGCGGACCCACCACGACTGGACCACCTACCTGGAGCAGGCCCTGGCGGAGGCGCGCGCGGCGGACGAGTTCGCCGCGTACCTGGACGCGGAGCAGGTGACCTTCGAGATCATCGCGCTGATGGAGGCGGCGAACGCCCGGTCGGTGCTGCTCGGCGACGACTCGGCGTACGACCGCGCCGAGCGCGGCATCACGGCCCGGCTGCGGTCGGTGGCCACGGACCGGGGCCGCACGGCGCTCGCCGATCCGGCCTGA
- a CDS encoding IclR family transcriptional regulator has translation MTTEAGIDRPPAGAQAVRRALDVLHCFHDNGPDLSASDLARRLGLSTSTAHRLARTLFGAGFLEQDVRTARYRLGPAMTELGRLSYHQRGLHLAAPELSDLAERTGATADLALRSGSHVVIVAGGSVTPKVGLRRPLHSTAFGKVLLAWPRTGDAGPRSLPSPHASTERAVTEPPSLSAELVRVREAGYALDDGESAHGVRTVAVPVLERTGHARFALAVRGTPELITDARLDWYLAQARACARALEVLLLAPTERRTPGAQTGEFAMK, from the coding sequence ATGACGACCGAGGCCGGCATCGACCGACCCCCGGCGGGCGCCCAGGCGGTCCGCCGCGCACTGGACGTGCTGCATTGTTTCCACGACAACGGGCCCGATCTGAGCGCCTCCGACCTCGCTCGCCGGCTCGGGCTCTCCACGTCGACGGCGCACCGGCTGGCCCGGACGCTGTTCGGTGCGGGCTTCCTGGAGCAGGACGTCCGCACCGCCCGCTACCGGCTCGGCCCGGCGATGACGGAGCTGGGCCGGCTCTCGTACCACCAGCGAGGGCTGCACCTGGCCGCGCCCGAGCTCTCCGATCTGGCCGAACGGACCGGAGCCACCGCCGACTTGGCGCTGCGCAGCGGCTCGCACGTGGTGATCGTGGCCGGGGGCTCGGTGACCCCGAAGGTGGGGCTGCGTCGGCCGCTGCACTCGACGGCGTTCGGGAAGGTGCTGCTCGCCTGGCCCCGGACGGGTGACGCCGGGCCTCGCTCGCTGCCGTCGCCGCACGCGTCCACCGAGCGGGCCGTCACCGAACCCCCCTCGCTGTCGGCCGAGTTGGTGCGCGTACGAGAGGCGGGGTACGCCCTCGACGACGGCGAGTCGGCCCACGGGGTACGGACCGTGGCCGTGCCGGTCCTGGAGCGGACGGGGCACGCGCGGTTCGCGCTCGCGGTCCGCGGGACGCCGGAGCTGATCACCGACGCGCGGCTCGACTGGTACCTGGCACAGGCGAGGGCCTGCGCCAGGGCGCTCGAAGTGCTGCTCCTCGCCCCGACGGAGCGACGGACTCCCGGAGCGCAGACCGGGGAGTTCGCCATGAAGTAG
- a CDS encoding WhiB family transcriptional regulator has protein sequence MQMDTDVLTAPDFSWRENALCAQAGPEFFFPAPGSSTREAKQLCGACEGRVACLEYALDHDERFGVWGGLSEKERVRLKRQQGHR, from the coding sequence ATGCAGATGGATACCGACGTGCTGACCGCTCCCGACTTCTCCTGGCGTGAGAACGCCCTGTGCGCCCAGGCGGGACCGGAGTTCTTCTTCCCGGCGCCCGGCTCGTCGACGCGTGAGGCCAAGCAGCTGTGCGGGGCGTGCGAGGGGCGCGTGGCGTGCCTGGAGTACGCGCTGGACCACGACGAGCGGTTCGGGGTGTGGGGCGGGCTCTCAGAAAAGGAGCGCGTGCGGCTCAAGCGGCAGCAGGGCCACCGCTGA
- a CDS encoding acyl-ACP desaturase: MTLTSPHLGSSAEWTDARLLYALEEVVEQELNRHLKVTKDWMPHEYVPWSDGRNFPGFFEDGEAWDPAQSKVTDIGKIALVVNLLTEDNLPSYHHEIASLFGRDGAWGTWVHRWTAEEGRHGIVMRDYLLASRAVDPDKLEQFRMSHMSEGFESDNRHSMLHSVAYVAFQELATRISHRNTGHQSGDPVCDRMLSRIATDENLHMVFYRNLLGAAFELAPDLTMQAVRDVVVNFRMPGHGMPGFERAAAQMAIGEIYNMRIHHDDVLQPVLRFLKVLQIEGLGPEGLRAQDELGLYMNGLDSEASKFDEKLAARKARMAARAAG; encoded by the coding sequence GTGACGCTCACCTCTCCCCACCTCGGCAGCTCGGCGGAGTGGACCGACGCGCGCCTGCTCTACGCGCTGGAAGAGGTCGTGGAGCAGGAGCTCAACCGGCACCTGAAGGTCACCAAGGACTGGATGCCGCACGAGTACGTGCCGTGGTCCGACGGCCGGAACTTCCCCGGCTTCTTCGAGGACGGCGAGGCCTGGGACCCGGCGCAGTCCAAGGTCACCGACATCGGCAAGATCGCCCTCGTGGTGAACCTGCTCACCGAGGACAACCTCCCGAGCTACCACCACGAGATCGCCAGCCTGTTCGGCCGCGACGGCGCCTGGGGCACCTGGGTGCACCGCTGGACCGCCGAGGAGGGCCGCCACGGCATCGTGATGCGCGACTACCTCCTGGCCTCGCGCGCCGTCGACCCGGACAAGCTGGAGCAGTTCCGGATGTCGCACATGAGCGAGGGCTTCGAGTCCGACAACCGGCACTCGATGCTGCACTCCGTGGCGTACGTCGCCTTCCAGGAGCTCGCGACCCGCATCTCGCACCGGAACACGGGCCACCAGTCCGGCGACCCGGTCTGCGACCGGATGCTCTCCCGCATCGCCACCGACGAGAACCTGCACATGGTCTTCTACCGCAACCTGCTGGGCGCGGCCTTCGAGCTCGCCCCCGACCTGACCATGCAGGCCGTGCGGGACGTGGTCGTGAACTTCCGGATGCCCGGACACGGCATGCCGGGCTTCGAGCGGGCGGCCGCGCAGATGGCGATCGGCGAGATCTACAACATGCGCATCCACCACGACGACGTCCTGCAGCCGGTCCTGCGCTTCCTCAAGGTCCTGCAGATCGAGGGCCTCGGCCCGGAGGGCCTGCGCGCCCAGGACGAGCTGGGCCTCTACATGAACGGTCTGGACAGCGAGGCCAGCAAGTTCGACGAGAAGCTCGCGGCCCGCAAGGCCCGGATGGCGGCCCGCGCGGCCGGCTGA
- a CDS encoding helix-turn-helix transcriptional regulator, with protein sequence MPPRSSPTARQQRLGSELRKLREQSGMSAQQAAALLGVDRTRIPNIESGRFGISAERVRTLAFNYGCPDTAFVDLLADIAQERDRGWWEEHRGLLPPALIDIAELEFHAAELHSAVTTHIPGLLQTEEHARAVFDTAVPLLPGPDLEARLALRLRRQEVLDRDRPVLYEAVIHEAALRMQFGGPKVAREQLEHILAYSERDTVTVRVIPFAAGGFPGAGQSFTYVSAPVPQLDTVQLDSSHGSILLDADMKLRRYRGLLERLRGLTLSTTESRAFIRTIAQDL encoded by the coding sequence GTGCCACCCAGGAGCAGTCCGACCGCGCGACAGCAGCGACTCGGGAGCGAGCTGCGCAAACTGCGCGAACAGTCGGGCATGTCGGCGCAGCAGGCCGCCGCCCTCCTGGGCGTCGACCGCACCCGCATCCCCAACATCGAGTCGGGCCGCTTCGGCATCAGCGCCGAGCGCGTCCGCACCCTCGCCTTCAACTACGGCTGCCCCGACACGGCATTCGTCGACCTGCTCGCCGACATCGCCCAGGAGCGGGACCGCGGCTGGTGGGAGGAGCACCGCGGCCTGCTGCCGCCCGCACTGATCGACATCGCCGAACTGGAGTTCCACGCCGCGGAGTTGCACAGCGCGGTCACCACCCACATCCCGGGCCTCCTGCAGACCGAGGAGCACGCGCGGGCCGTCTTCGACACCGCCGTACCCCTCCTGCCCGGCCCCGACCTGGAGGCCCGGCTCGCCCTGCGACTGCGCCGCCAGGAGGTCCTGGACCGGGACCGGCCCGTGCTCTACGAGGCCGTGATCCACGAGGCCGCGCTGCGCATGCAGTTCGGCGGACCGAAGGTCGCGCGGGAGCAGTTGGAGCACATCCTGGCGTACTCCGAGCGGGACACCGTGACCGTCCGCGTCATCCCCTTCGCCGCGGGGGGTTTCCCGGGGGCGGGCCAGTCGTTCACCTATGTATCCGCGCCCGTGCCGCAGCTCGACACCGTGCAGCTCGACTCCTCCCACGGCTCGATCCTCCTCGACGCCGACATGAAGCTCCGCCGCTACCGCGGACTCCTGGAGCGGCTGCGCGGGCTCACCCTGTCCACGACCGAATCACGCGCGTTCATACGCACCATCGCCCAGGATCTGTGA
- a CDS encoding ATP-binding protein, which translates to MSNPMKGALRCLPSAVEDGPIPPATENLSYSMLLPGGAYCAGLARQSVETLLDRHGLSDLCETAALAASELVAAAYRFTPDREMILRVRWQYEALRIVLFDQHPAHSSPTAAEECRDRRSRSMWLLAAAVDAHGGDWGLAPVMTPGGGTKSWALLHR; encoded by the coding sequence GTGAGCAACCCGATGAAGGGCGCACTGCGTTGCCTCCCGTCCGCCGTCGAGGACGGACCCATACCTCCCGCCACGGAGAACCTCAGCTACTCGATGCTCCTCCCCGGAGGTGCCTACTGCGCCGGGCTCGCACGCCAGTCGGTGGAGACGCTCCTCGACCGGCACGGCCTCTCCGACCTCTGTGAGACCGCCGCCCTCGCCGCCTCCGAACTCGTCGCCGCGGCCTACCGGTTCACCCCCGACCGGGAGATGATCCTGCGCGTCCGCTGGCAGTACGAAGCGCTGCGGATCGTGCTCTTCGACCAGCACCCGGCCCATTCCTCACCCACGGCGGCCGAGGAATGCCGCGACCGCCGCAGCCGCAGCATGTGGCTGCTGGCCGCGGCGGTCGACGCGCACGGCGGTGACTGGGGTCTCGCCCCCGTCATGACTCCGGGGGGAGGTACCAAGTCATGGGCCTTACTCCACCGCTAG
- a CDS encoding ABC-F family ATP-binding cassette domain-containing protein encodes MAHHPTFLTCSSLSFSWPDGTEVFDDFRLAVGPGRTGLVGLNGSGKSTLLKLVAGELTPASGTVRVTGELGYLPQNLVLDTSRRVDEILGIAEKRSALHAIEAGDPAEEHFTALADDWDVEERARATLDQLGLGAVGLDRTVGEVSGGESVLLRLAALLLARPDVLLLDEPTNNLDRQARARLYEAVENWSGVLVVVSHDRELLERVDQIADLRDGEVAWYGGPWSAYESALAAEQESAERMVRVAEADVQRQKRELVDAQVKLARRKRFAQKSYENKVVPKIVANGRRSDAQVAAGKHRALHTERLSEARERLDAAVEAVRDDDEIRIELPRTSVPQGREVLFLRDLDLRYGARVGGEFALRGPERIALVGRNGAGKTTLLRTIAGEVEPLSGEADARVPVRFLPQRLDVLDDGLSVVENVAHFAPTATGNAIRARLARFLFRGARADQPVGTLSGGERFRATLAALLLAEPAPQLLMLDEPTNNLDMGSVRKLTAALDAYEGALIVASHDVTFLESLGITRWLLLDGELRPTTAEEVRGMTSKR; translated from the coding sequence ATGGCGCATCACCCCACGTTTCTCACCTGTTCCTCGCTCTCCTTCTCCTGGCCCGACGGCACCGAGGTCTTCGACGACTTCCGGCTCGCGGTCGGCCCCGGCCGTACCGGCCTCGTCGGGCTCAACGGCTCCGGCAAGTCGACCCTCCTGAAGCTCGTCGCCGGGGAGCTGACGCCGGCCTCCGGCACCGTCCGGGTCACCGGCGAGCTCGGCTACCTGCCGCAGAACCTGGTCCTGGACACCTCGCGGCGGGTCGACGAGATCCTCGGCATCGCGGAGAAACGCTCCGCGCTGCACGCCATCGAGGCGGGCGACCCTGCCGAGGAGCACTTCACCGCGCTCGCCGACGACTGGGACGTGGAGGAACGCGCCCGGGCCACGCTCGACCAGCTCGGGCTCGGCGCCGTCGGACTCGACCGGACCGTCGGCGAGGTCTCGGGCGGCGAGTCCGTCCTGCTGCGCCTCGCCGCGCTGCTGCTCGCCCGGCCCGACGTCCTGCTGCTCGACGAGCCGACGAACAACCTGGACCGACAGGCCCGCGCCCGTCTGTACGAGGCGGTGGAGAACTGGTCCGGGGTGCTGGTCGTGGTCAGCCACGACCGTGAACTCCTGGAGCGTGTCGACCAGATCGCCGACCTGCGGGACGGCGAGGTCGCCTGGTACGGCGGCCCCTGGTCCGCGTACGAGTCGGCGCTCGCCGCCGAACAGGAGTCGGCGGAAAGGATGGTGCGGGTCGCCGAGGCCGATGTACAGCGACAGAAGCGCGAACTCGTCGACGCACAGGTGAAGTTGGCACGCCGGAAGCGGTTCGCGCAGAAGAGCTACGAGAACAAGGTCGTCCCGAAGATCGTGGCGAACGGCCGCAGGAGCGACGCGCAGGTCGCGGCCGGCAAGCACCGCGCCCTGCACACCGAGCGGCTCTCCGAGGCGCGGGAGCGGCTCGACGCGGCGGTGGAGGCGGTACGCGACGACGACGAGATCCGGATCGAGCTGCCCCGCACCTCGGTACCGCAGGGGCGCGAGGTGCTGTTCCTGCGCGACCTCGACCTGCGGTACGGGGCACGGGTCGGCGGCGAGTTCGCGCTGCGCGGCCCGGAGCGGATCGCACTGGTCGGCCGGAACGGCGCCGGAAAGACGACGCTCCTGCGGACGATCGCAGGGGAGGTGGAGCCGCTGTCGGGCGAGGCGGACGCGCGGGTGCCGGTCCGTTTCCTGCCGCAGCGGCTCGACGTCCTCGACGACGGGCTGAGTGTGGTGGAGAACGTGGCCCACTTCGCGCCCACGGCGACGGGGAACGCGATCAGGGCACGGCTGGCGAGGTTTCTGTTCCGGGGGGCCCGGGCGGACCAGCCCGTGGGCACCCTCTCGGGCGGGGAGCGCTTCCGGGCCACACTCGCGGCCCTGCTGCTCGCGGAGCCGGCTCCACAGCTGCTGATGCTGGACGAGCCGACGAACAACCTGGACATGGGATCGGTCCGGAAGCTGACGGCGGCCCTCGACGCGTACGAAGGGGCGCTGATCGTGGCGAGCCACGACGTGACCTTCCTGGAGTCGCTCGGCATCACACGCTGGCTGCTGCTCGACGGTGAGCTGCGGCCGACGACGGCGGAGGAGGTCAGGGGGATGACCTCGAAGCGCTAG
- a CDS encoding SsgA family sporulation/cell division regulator: MSAVIEQSVQARLVASVPRMETVPATLRYDREDPYAVSMAFPPPATLEGVEVSWAFARELLVQGVDRPAGVGDVRLRPYGYDRTVVEFHAPEGVAMVHVRTSELRLFLERSEHLVPAGREHQYLDWDQGLADLLRERP, from the coding sequence TTGTCCGCCGTCATCGAGCAGTCCGTCCAGGCCCGTCTGGTCGCATCCGTCCCCCGCATGGAGACGGTACCCGCCACGCTGCGGTACGACCGGGAGGATCCGTACGCCGTGAGCATGGCCTTCCCGCCACCGGCGACGCTGGAGGGCGTCGAGGTCTCCTGGGCCTTCGCCCGCGAACTGCTCGTCCAGGGCGTCGACCGCCCGGCGGGCGTCGGGGACGTCCGGCTGCGTCCGTACGGGTACGACAGGACGGTGGTCGAGTTCCACGCCCCGGAAGGGGTCGCGATGGTCCATGTCAGGACCTCCGAGCTGCGCCTCTTCCTCGAACGCTCGGAGCACCTGGTGCCGGCGGGGCGCGAGCACCAGTACCTGGACTGGGACCAGGGTCTTGCGGACCTGCTGCGCGAGCGCCCTTAG
- a CDS encoding (4Fe-4S)-binding protein has translation MTDRTGERHAPAEEKPSPEEKPKVKEYEGEGITVTFEPRRCLHAAECVHGLPEVFDLARRPWVRPDAAAPGLLAEVIRRCPSGALQYRHRPPDDSAEPPDSPTTVHRTPSGQVVMRGDLLVTGPHGERHETRVMLCGCGASSNQPYCDHSGPCAERDDDDAEQR, from the coding sequence ATGACGGACCGTACGGGCGAGCGGCATGCGCCGGCCGAAGAGAAGCCGAGCCCGGAAGAGAAGCCGAAGGTCAAGGAGTACGAGGGCGAGGGCATCACCGTCACCTTCGAGCCACGGCGCTGTCTGCACGCGGCCGAGTGCGTCCACGGTCTGCCGGAGGTCTTCGACCTGGCCCGGCGCCCCTGGGTGCGGCCCGACGCGGCGGCCCCCGGCCTGCTCGCGGAGGTGATCCGACGCTGCCCCTCGGGTGCCCTCCAGTACCGCCACCGCCCGCCGGACGACTCCGCCGAGCCCCCGGACTCCCCCACCACCGTGCACCGCACCCCCTCCGGCCAGGTCGTGATGCGCGGGGACCTGCTCGTGACCGGCCCGCACGGGGAACGGCACGAGACGCGCGTGATGCTGTGCGGTTGCGGAGCCTCCTCGAACCAGCCGTACTGCGACCACTCCGGCCCCTGTGCCGAGCGGGACGACGACGACGCCGAGCAGCGCTGA
- a CDS encoding oxidoreductase has product MTSMGKTRRMMSVGLIGAALALSLAAPARAGETPTAAAGWQLTPTGTDARFRGLAAVDRDTAWAAGSKGTVLRTTDGGRSWRNVSPPGAAELEFRDVEAFDARRAVVLAIGEGEASRVLRTEDGGATWTESFRNTDPRAFYDCVTFFDRRHGLAMSDPVDGKYRILSTSDGGRSWRVLPSEGMPDALPGEAAFAASGQCLVSSGPRDVWLATGGGATARVLHSADRGLTWTVTATPIPAGDPARGVFGLAFRDRTHGIAVGGDYRKDQPSPQAAAVTTDGGRTWHTSDAPPPAYRSGVAWLPHSRTAALAVGPTGTDLTTDGGRTWRTVDTGSYDTVDCTSDGSCWASGEKGRIARLGRH; this is encoded by the coding sequence ATGACGTCCATGGGGAAGACGAGACGAATGATGTCGGTGGGGCTGATCGGGGCGGCGCTCGCGCTGAGCCTGGCAGCCCCGGCGCGTGCCGGGGAGACCCCCACGGCCGCGGCCGGCTGGCAACTGACACCGACCGGAACGGACGCCCGTTTCCGCGGGCTCGCGGCGGTCGACCGGGACACCGCGTGGGCCGCGGGCTCCAAGGGAACGGTGCTGCGCACCACCGATGGCGGACGGAGCTGGAGAAACGTCTCGCCGCCCGGCGCGGCGGAGCTGGAGTTCCGTGACGTGGAGGCCTTCGACGCCCGCCGGGCCGTCGTCCTCGCCATCGGGGAGGGCGAGGCCTCACGCGTCCTGCGCACCGAGGACGGCGGAGCCACCTGGACCGAGTCCTTCCGGAACACCGATCCGCGCGCCTTCTACGACTGCGTGACCTTCTTCGACCGCCGGCACGGACTCGCCATGAGCGACCCCGTCGACGGGAAGTACCGCATCCTCTCGACCAGCGACGGCGGCCGCTCCTGGCGGGTGCTGCCGAGCGAGGGGATGCCGGACGCGCTTCCCGGCGAGGCCGCCTTCGCGGCGAGCGGCCAGTGCCTGGTGTCGTCAGGACCCCGGGACGTATGGCTGGCGACGGGCGGCGGGGCGACGGCCCGCGTGCTCCACTCCGCCGACCGGGGGCTGACCTGGACCGTCACCGCCACGCCGATCCCGGCGGGCGACCCGGCCCGGGGCGTCTTCGGCCTCGCCTTCCGCGACCGTACGCACGGCATCGCCGTCGGCGGCGACTACCGCAAGGACCAGCCGTCCCCGCAGGCCGCGGCGGTCACCACGGACGGGGGCCGCACCTGGCACACCTCGGACGCGCCCCCGCCCGCCTACCGCTCGGGTGTCGCCTGGCTCCCGCACAGCAGGACGGCCGCGCTCGCCGTCGGCCCGACCGGCACCGACCTGACGACCGACGGCGGCCGCACCTGGCGCACGGTCGACACCGGCTCGTACGACACGGTGGACTGCACGTCCGACGGGTCGTGCTGGGCCTCCGGGGAGAAGGGCAGGATCGCCCGCCTCGGGCGACACTGA
- a CDS encoding YciI family protein, with product MFVLELTYTAPVERADALLDAHIEWLDAQYAAGVFIASGRKNPRDGGVILAAGVDRAEIETIAAADPFSVEGVCAYRITEFYATKTADELAAHREQLPS from the coding sequence ATGTTCGTACTGGAATTGACCTACACCGCGCCCGTCGAGCGGGCGGACGCGCTGCTCGACGCGCACATCGAGTGGCTCGACGCGCAGTACGCCGCCGGCGTGTTCATCGCCTCGGGGCGGAAGAACCCGCGCGACGGCGGGGTGATCCTGGCCGCCGGGGTCGACCGCGCGGAGATCGAGACGATCGCGGCGGCCGACCCGTTCAGCGTCGAGGGCGTCTGCGCGTACCGGATCACGGAGTTCTACGCGACCAAGACGGCCGACGAACTCGCCGCGCACCGGGAGCAGTTGCCCTCCTGA